In a single window of the Saccharothrix australiensis genome:
- the fxsT gene encoding FxSxx-COOH system tetratricopeptide repeat protein has translation MSSPAGHGHTGVTAFLSAAGGTGRTSAVANLAWVLSSAGQRVLVVDWGSEVPRVREYLEPFLVSRQALPDGLGRALLAAYLADPARDEEPPPVVERFALPLPDATGHIDVVAPMPTDAAGRPRPETSHGDAGAIAELRSRLAESDYDQVLIDAPTGAVEESLTLVATLCELAVVCFRPRPRAIADAADLAAQVRRRAPIRIDVVPVATLFDDAEQSRARRIRSQIHAAFAELLAGQAKRVPDGGTVEIPYRPFDAFDPLLAILAEEPSGGGALEAQYARLAAAVSGGAVTACPPVPSVLRARYRRVFGLAAAADDADRVAVVHAPPDRPWADWVRGQLARAGAQVVPLAELDREGGVPAGVVVLVSPHLREVALPAGVAVLRLLLAEDEPSDDGLSVHEHLPETLSAKLLGHFGLIDRPGTAHDAPMRVPGADPAVFRLPPRHRGFIGRDEDVEALRDEFVDAGDERAVVTLNGEAGVGKSELALEYAYRFSADYDAVWWLSAQDRQSVQVGLAELAVRLRLPGSTDFGSLTALDRLANDPSYARFLLVYDNADDLDAIADLLPPGSTGHVLITSNSAAAPSVELAPMVAADSVALLLDRVRGLTAVDARRVAAEVRHLPLALDLAAAWLAEAVRSERAAGSTDADAAGWAVRTFFDRLGRSEKDGVARVVDVVVESLREDATGRVAVLLARLCAFLSPQGVALGLVRSPAFLERLVAVGGVDAAPLELDAGEVDRVLWAGARHGLFRVDWGDQYSLRLHRVVQRALRAGMPAPEREARQADVLAALAAYAPTEVEDKSPTRRTRFQELQRHVFPSGAVRSADPKVRRWLVNQVRFLFTDGGAGVRRAALQPGHELLTSWTERFGADDPLRNRLATQLANVHRVLGEPAEALRLDDLALAQQRRALDLTHPQPLITARGRGGDLRGLGLFAEALVEDQSTWENLRMVLGEDHPDTRRAANNLASSMFLSGDAAGALALEEDNFSRRRRLFGEGDEFTWVTLAQIGLYQRELGRYPEALESLLGASQKLQSVRPELNQTQIGVHWNYAIALRLAGRTRAAKERTGKALRDYREVIGPDHPYTLGCALSFSADHRRVGGDPELAVELARTALDGFRALEGIREDHPFTALCRLGLGLALGAAGDHAGAVDHVAAAAEALRARLGDTHPWTLAAAVDEARVRAAAGDVDGAAVLIAEAHADCVEFLGPDHPHTVVAAHNLRVAAHPADQDWRECDVDVPHT, from the coding sequence CGACCGGCCACATCGACGTGGTGGCGCCGATGCCGACCGACGCGGCGGGCCGCCCGCGGCCGGAGACGAGCCACGGCGACGCGGGCGCGATCGCGGAGTTGCGGTCCCGCCTGGCGGAATCGGACTACGACCAGGTGCTGATCGACGCGCCGACGGGCGCGGTCGAGGAGTCCCTGACGCTGGTCGCGACGCTGTGCGAGCTGGCCGTGGTGTGCTTCCGGCCGCGCCCGAGGGCCATCGCGGACGCCGCCGACCTGGCCGCGCAGGTGCGCAGGCGCGCGCCGATCCGCATCGACGTCGTGCCGGTGGCGACGCTGTTCGACGACGCCGAGCAGTCCCGCGCGCGGCGCATCCGGTCGCAGATCCACGCGGCGTTCGCCGAACTGCTGGCGGGGCAGGCGAAACGCGTGCCGGACGGCGGCACGGTGGAGATACCGTACCGGCCGTTCGACGCGTTCGACCCGCTGCTCGCGATCCTGGCCGAGGAACCGAGCGGCGGCGGCGCGCTGGAGGCGCAGTACGCCAGGCTGGCGGCGGCGGTCAGCGGCGGCGCGGTCACCGCGTGCCCGCCGGTGCCGTCCGTGCTGCGCGCCCGCTACCGCCGCGTGTTCGGGCTCGCCGCCGCCGCCGACGACGCGGACCGGGTGGCCGTCGTGCACGCGCCGCCCGACCGGCCCTGGGCCGACTGGGTGCGCGGCCAGCTGGCCCGCGCCGGCGCGCAGGTCGTGCCGCTCGCCGAGCTGGACCGGGAGGGCGGTGTGCCCGCGGGCGTGGTGGTGCTGGTCTCGCCGCACCTGCGCGAGGTCGCGCTGCCCGCGGGTGTCGCGGTGCTGCGGCTGCTGCTGGCCGAGGACGAGCCGTCCGACGACGGCCTGTCGGTGCACGAGCACCTGCCGGAGACGTTGAGCGCCAAGCTGCTCGGCCACTTCGGCCTGATCGACCGGCCCGGCACCGCGCACGACGCGCCGATGCGCGTGCCGGGCGCGGACCCGGCGGTGTTCCGGCTGCCGCCGCGCCACCGCGGTTTCATCGGTCGGGACGAGGACGTCGAGGCGCTGCGCGACGAGTTCGTCGACGCGGGCGACGAGCGCGCGGTCGTGACGCTGAACGGCGAGGCGGGCGTCGGCAAGAGCGAGCTGGCCCTGGAGTACGCCTACCGGTTCTCCGCCGACTACGACGCCGTGTGGTGGCTGTCGGCGCAGGACCGGCAGTCCGTCCAGGTGGGCCTGGCCGAGCTGGCGGTGCGCCTGCGGCTGCCCGGCTCCACCGACTTCGGGTCGCTGACCGCGCTGGACCGGCTGGCCAACGACCCGTCCTACGCCCGGTTCCTGCTGGTCTACGACAACGCCGACGACCTCGACGCGATCGCCGACCTGCTGCCGCCGGGCTCGACCGGACACGTGCTGATCACCTCGAACTCCGCCGCCGCGCCGTCGGTGGAGCTGGCGCCGATGGTCGCGGCGGACAGCGTCGCGCTGCTGCTGGACCGCGTGCGCGGCCTGACCGCGGTGGACGCGCGCCGGGTCGCGGCCGAGGTGCGGCACCTGCCGCTCGCGCTCGACCTGGCCGCCGCGTGGCTCGCCGAGGCCGTGCGGTCCGAGCGCGCCGCCGGCTCGACGGACGCCGACGCGGCCGGGTGGGCGGTGCGCACCTTCTTCGACCGGCTCGGCCGGTCCGAAAAGGACGGTGTCGCGCGCGTGGTCGACGTCGTGGTCGAGTCGCTGCGCGAGGACGCGACCGGCCGGGTGGCGGTGCTGCTCGCGCGGCTGTGCGCGTTCCTGTCGCCGCAGGGCGTCGCGCTCGGCCTGGTGCGGTCGCCCGCCTTCCTGGAGCGGCTGGTGGCCGTCGGCGGCGTGGACGCCGCGCCGCTGGAGCTGGACGCGGGCGAGGTCGACCGGGTGCTGTGGGCGGGCGCGCGGCACGGGCTGTTCCGCGTCGACTGGGGCGACCAGTACTCGCTGCGGCTGCACCGGGTCGTGCAGCGGGCGCTGCGCGCCGGGATGCCCGCGCCGGAGCGGGAGGCGCGGCAGGCGGACGTGCTGGCCGCGCTCGCCGCCTACGCGCCGACCGAGGTGGAGGACAAGTCGCCGACCCGGCGCACCCGGTTCCAGGAGCTCCAGCGGCACGTGTTCCCGTCCGGCGCGGTGCGCAGCGCCGACCCGAAGGTGCGGCGCTGGCTGGTCAACCAGGTGCGGTTCCTGTTCACCGACGGCGGCGCGGGCGTGCGGCGCGCCGCGCTGCAACCCGGCCACGAGCTGCTGACGTCGTGGACCGAGCGGTTCGGCGCGGACGACCCGCTGCGCAACCGGCTCGCCACCCAGCTCGCCAACGTGCACCGCGTGCTGGGCGAACCGGCGGAAGCGCTGCGGCTCGACGACCTCGCGCTGGCCCAGCAGCGCCGCGCCCTCGACCTGACGCACCCGCAGCCGCTGATCACCGCGCGCGGTCGCGGCGGCGACCTGCGCGGTCTCGGCCTGTTCGCGGAAGCGCTGGTGGAGGACCAGTCGACCTGGGAGAATCTGCGGATGGTGCTCGGCGAGGACCACCCGGACACGCGCCGCGCGGCGAACAACCTGGCGTCGTCGATGTTCCTGTCCGGTGACGCGGCCGGCGCGCTCGCGCTGGAGGAGGACAACTTCAGCCGACGGCGGCGGCTGTTCGGCGAAGGCGACGAGTTCACCTGGGTCACGCTCGCCCAGATCGGGCTCTACCAGCGGGAGCTGGGCCGCTACCCGGAGGCGCTGGAATCGCTGCTCGGCGCGTCGCAGAAGCTCCAGAGCGTGCGCCCCGAGCTGAACCAGACGCAGATCGGCGTGCACTGGAACTACGCCATCGCGCTGCGCCTCGCCGGGCGGACGCGGGCGGCGAAGGAGCGCACCGGGAAGGCGCTGCGGGACTACCGCGAGGTCATCGGGCCCGACCACCCGTACACGCTGGGCTGCGCGCTGAGCTTCTCCGCCGACCACCGGCGCGTGGGCGGCGACCCGGAGCTGGCGGTGGAGCTGGCGCGGACCGCCCTGGACGGCTTCCGCGCGCTGGAGGGCATCCGGGAGGACCACCCGTTCACGGCGCTGTGCCGGCTCGGGCTCGGCCTGGCGCTGGGCGCGGCGGGCGACCACGCCGGCGCGGTCGACCACGTCGCGGCGGCGGCGGAGGCGCTGCGCGCGCGGCTCGGCGACACGCACCCGTGGACGCTGGCCGCCGCCGTGGACGAGGCGCGGGTCCGCGCGGCGGCGGGCGACGTGGACGGCGCGGCCGTGCTGATCGCGGAGGCGCACGCCGACTGCGTCGAGTTCCTGGGCCCCGACCACCCGCACACGGTCGTGGCGGCGCACAACCTGCGGGTCGCGGCGCACCCGGCCGACCAGGACTGGCGCGAGTGCGACGTCGACGTACCGCACACCT